From the genome of Bombus huntii isolate Logan2020A chromosome 14, iyBomHunt1.1, whole genome shotgun sequence, one region includes:
- the LOC126872987 gene encoding probable dimethyladenosine transferase encodes MPKVRTQKTTRTHKEVAKQGILFNTNIGQHILKNPLVIQSMVEKAAVRPTDVVLEIGPGTGNMTVKLLDKAKKVIACELDVRMVAELQKRVQGTIYQSKLQIMIGDVLKTDLPFFDLCVANIPYQISSPLVFKLLLHRPLFRCAVLMFQREFAERLVAKPGDKLYCRLSINTQLLARVDLLMKVGKNNFRPPPKVESNVVRIEPRNPPPPINYQEWDGLTRIAFVRKNKTLSAAFKQTTVLTMLEKNYKLHCSLNNKEIPEGFNIKEMINDILQIADAENKRARTMDIDDFISLLHAFNAQGVHFT; translated from the exons atgccGAAAGTACGTACGCAAAAAACAACTCGTACCCATAAAGAAGTCGCAAAACAGG GAATTTTATTCAATACGAATATTGGACAACATATTCTAAAAAATCCGCTTGTTATTCAAAGTATGGTTGAAAAAGCGGCAGTTAGACCAACAGATGTTGTATTAGAAATAGGTCCAGGTACTGGTAATATGACAGTAAAATTACTGGACAAAGCTAAAAAAGTAATAGCATGTGAATTGGATGTTCGAATGGTAGCTGAGTTACAGAAACGTGTGCAAGGTACAATTTATCAgtcaaaattacaaattatgatAGGCGATGTCTTGAAAACAGACTTACCATTTTTTGATTTATGCGTTGCCAATATACCATATCAAATATCATCACCTTTAGTATTCAAATTACTTTTACATAGGCCACTGTTCAG ATGTGCCGTACTTATGTTTCAAAGAGAGTTTGCTGAACGTTTAGTAGCTAAACCAGGAGATAAATTATATTGTCGTTTAAGTATAAATACTCAGTTGTTAGCACGAGTGGACTTGCTTATGAAAGTAGGGAAAAACAATTTTAGACCACCACCAAAAGTAGAGTCAAATGTAGTTAGAATAGAACCACGTAATCCACCACCTCCAATTAATTACCAAGAATGGGATGGTTTAACACGAATTGCATTTGtcagaaaaaataaaactctCTCAGCAGCATTTAAGCAAACTACAGTCTTAACAATGTTGGAGAAAAATTACAAGCTTCATTGTAGTTTGAATAACAAG GAAATTCCAGAGGGATTTAATATCAAGGAAAtgataaatgatattttacaaatagCAGATGCAGAAAATAAACGTGCAAGAACTATGGATATAGATGATTTTATCAG cCTTTTACATGCGTTTAACGCGCAAGGAGTGCATTTTACATAA
- the LOC126872970 gene encoding E3 ubiquitin-protein ligase Topors — translation MEGPLEVKDSTAGAEEPIKSEAPVQNPDSSDRSDGAVSPPPNCSICLGKLVNTSFTDSCLHQFCFTCLLQWSKIKTECPLCKQTFKSIIHNVRSEEDYDQYHVPREFATFDLNFELGHAMDVGTHRFHYRTTMTGHHRRPHEIVLNPEQVARREQLPSIAPQVPIGERLRRRVNPADYRRTIYRLGIWATALPDVFGRFRECSADFYRREPRELNRLIPWLNRELQVLLNNNSSLVAYVLSIILDALSHYDIRSPEFRELVRPHFSTYTDHFVHELLNYARTNFDLVGYDQSVTYLPQGLSNEYVSHILSPASSSTSTSSDDSDVRVLDEAIDLRMNTDMPSVGPHTINMPGPSTVAQTFQLEIPYNVPDVLTISSDSSTSDNDCEVIGYVKPRHERTPEIIELLSSDPEEINISHISNDNAQVPAPASYEDIVQPSTSHSIKNRALASSSNESNSDSDSDYNFRRSRKYQSRTRKHTKRSTTSKRCKRPIEARVRNRTSRNLSSSGESEARKKASKRNTQRTSKRKLSSSSSDSSSHEIESKPLDEKKSRTLQYSTKGTVRVRKDLIKKETRYSDDESFSSNSTDSDEVVNNVKSRTLRKSKRKYVTSSSDFDTNRSEKIIRTRGKTRQVSDTKEAHRKESRYKSDRQSESRSSSVSSYTSQKEKRDSSRRRESQRDMSDNDSSWTTRDVLRKDREFKSKTREVILSSSDSDGDFRSHSQCSNYSSKSYTRKKKSKHKDRHKSKKRKRSSSRTHSSSNRSRLTRRHPA, via the exons ATGGAAGGCCCATTAGAAGTAAAAGATTCGACCGCAGGTGCAGAAGAACCTATTAAATCAGAAGCACCTGTACAGAATCCAGATAGCAGTGATCGGAGTGATGGTGCAGTGTCACCTCCACCAAATTGTAGCATTTGTTTGGGCAAATTAGTGAATACCTCATTCACTGATAGTTGCCTTCATCAATTTTGTTTTACTTGTTTACTTCAGTGGTCTAAAATAAAGACAGAATGTCCATTATGTAAGCAGACATTCAAATCCATCATACACAATGTTAGGTCAGAAGAAGATTATGACCAGTATCATGTACCTAGAGAATTTGCCACTTTTGACCTTAATTTTGAATTGGGTCATGCTATGGATGTTGGCACTCATCGTTTTCATTATAG AACAACTATGACAGGACATCACAGGCGCCCACATGAAATAGTGCTTAATCCAGAACAGGTTGCAAGAAGAGAACAATTACCAAGCATAGCACCACAAGTTCCAATAGGAGAGCGCTTACGTAGACGTGTAAATCCAGCCGATTATCGTCGCACCATTTATAGGCTCGGAATTTGGGCTACTGCATTACCAGATGTATTTGGCCGCTTTCGCGAATGTAGTGCCGATTTTTATCG GAGAGAACCGAGAGAATTAAACCGACTTATACCATGGTTAAATAGAGAATTGCAAGTATTACTTAATAACAATTCTTCACTTGTTGCATATGTATTAAGTATCATATTGGATGCTCTTAGTCACTATGATATCAGAAGCCCAGAATTTCGAGAGTTAGTACGCCCTCATTTCAGCACATATACAGATCACTTTGTACATGAATTACTTAATTATGCGCGAACTAATTTCGATTTAGTTGGCTATGATCAATCTGTAACTTATTTACCTCAAG GATTGTCAAATGAATATGTATCACATATTTTGTCACCTGCATCTAGCAGTACTAGCACTAGTTCTGATGATTCAGATGTCCGAGTTCTAGATGAAGCAATCGACCTTAGAATGAACACAGATATGCCTAGTGTAGGACCGCATACAATTAATATGCCTG gtCCAAGTACCGTAGCACAAACGTTCCAATTGGAAATCCCATACAATGTACCAGATGTATTGACTATTTCCTCTGATTCCTCCACATCAGATAATGATTGCGAAGTGATTGGTTATGTGAAACCTCGTCATGAAAGAACTCCAGAAATCATAGAATTACTTTCATCCGATCCTGAAGAAATAAACATTTCTCACATATCAAATGATAACGCTCa AGTTCCAGCACCTGCTTCATATGAAGATATTGTCCAACCTAGTACATCTCACAGTATTAAGAACCGAGCATTGGCATCATCATCTAACGAAAGTAATTCTGATTCAGACAGCGATTACAATTTCCGaagaagcagaaaatatcaaaGTCGTACTAGAAAACATACGAAAAGAAGTACAACTAGTAAAAGGTGCAAGCGACCTATAGAAGCAAGAGTTCGTAATCGAACGAGTAGGAATTTATCCAGTTCAGGTGAAAGTGAGGCTAGAAAAAAGGCATCGAAGAGGAATACTCAACGGAcatcgaaaagaaaattaagtagtagtagtagtgaCAGCAGTTCTCACGAAATCGAATCAAAACCTTTGGATGAAAAAAAATCGAGAACTTTACAATATTCTACGAAAGGCACTGTACGGGTTCGTAaagatttaattaagaaaGAAACTCGATATTCGGATGATGAATCATTCAGTAGTAATAGTACTGATTCAGACGAAGTTGTGAATAATGTGAAATCTCGTACACTGCGAAAATCTAAAAGGAAATACGTCACTAGTTCAAGTGATTTTGATACGAATAGAAGTGAGAAGATAATTAGAACAAGAGGTAAAACCAGACAAGTATCAGATACAAAAGAAGCTCACCGAAAAGAGTCAAGATACAAGAGTGATCGACAATCTGAGTCTAGAAGTAGCAGTGTATCTTCTTATACATCccagaaagaaaaaagagatagTTCTAGAAGACGGGAATCTCAACGAGATATGAGTGATAATGACAGCTCTTGGACAACCAGAGACGTGTTAAGAAAAGATCGTGAATTTAAGTCCAAGACAAGAGAAGTAATTCTAAGTAGTTCAGATTCCGATGGAGATTTTAGGTCGCACAGTCAATGCAGTAATTATTCAAGTAAATCTTATAcacgtaaaaaaaaatcgaagcATAAAGATAGGcataaaagtaaaaagagGAAACGATCTAGCAGTAGAACACATAGTTCATCAAATCGATCACGACTAACTCGACGACATCCAGcttga
- the LOC126872976 gene encoding ras association domain-containing protein 8 isoform X1 — translation MELKVWVEGIQRIVCGVTETTTCQDVVYALAHATGQTGRFTLIERWRTNERLLAPYENPLKILMKWGEYSSEVQLILRRSTPENNKASSSLGTRLNHGTRSNGVMSSASEHNSAQDDAKNTTTPNSEFDDLQGCLDRNRDIRKSLTFGGLHGHVMENNTEIPMENVAIVQPTLHLKNKELNIRKNMQKPAQSPTRASSSESNTHLSQKKVREVPPYRDPPGPASPPLRTLPPYRDPPPPNLNSPGRSQFQSSTNIGSPHVHKEDQPSSSNSVKLKRNLIQEFQETKGQAQSVNQLSGQTQNMVTVAYTQRYVELIRLVNKQRDTINAQQADLTKFDAEILYWETKNREQMHQMDFISQEVNRMETTGRLIEEQLKELAHVEEESEIVRQQEKTLKSEITLLRSKLANCETELLQCKNKIRLVMEELAIEQHNISRETDERQIMERKIITEVEHLQNEVEQAKRSAELASQCAETLKLEVVSLESAIVEKKLQVERLVADMKEANLQSLAVACQDEQVKSLFEGTHKPGSTRKMIGSPRQLETAVPTSKNPHGVWV, via the exons ATGGAGCTAAAAGTATGGGTAGAAGGAATACAGCGTATTGTATGTGGTGTTACAGAAACCACTACATGTCAG GATGTAGTATATGCTCTTGCCCATGCAACGGGCCAAACAGGTAGATTTACTTTAATAGAAAGGTGGAGAACTAACGAGCGTCTTTTAGCTCCATATGAGAATCCTTTAAAG ATTCTGATGAAATGGGGAGAATATTCTTCAGAAGTCCAATTGATATTAAGACGTTCTACCCCAGAAAATAATAAGGCTTCTAGTTCATTAGGAACTCGTTTAAACCATGGTACACGATCAAATGGTGTGATGAGTTCTGCCTCAGAACATAATAGTGCACAAGATGATGCTAAAAATACCACAACCCCAAATTCCGAATTTGATGACTTACAAGGATGTCTTGATAGAAATCGTGACATCAGAAAATCATTAACGTTTGGAGGATTACATGGACATGTTATGGAAAATAATACAgaa attCCGATGGAAAATGTTGCCATAGTTCAACCTACGttgcatttaaaaaataaggaattgaatataagaaaaaatatgcaaaaaccAGCTCAGTCTCCTACCCGTGCTAGTAGCAGTGAAAGTAACACACATTTATCACAAAAGAAAGTGCGTGAAGTTCCCCCATATAGGGATCCTCCAGGTCCAGCTTCACCACCTTTAAGAACTTTACCCCCATACAGAGATCCTCCACCACCTAATTTAAATAGTCCTGGAAGATCACAGTTTCAATCTAGTACAAATATTGGAAGTCCTCATGTTCATAAAGAAGATCAACCATCTTCCAGTAATTCTGTCAAACTAAAGAGAAATCTTATTCAG GAATTTCAAGAAACAAAAGGACAAGCTCAATCTGTAAACCAATTATCTGGTCAAACTCAAAATATGGTTACAGTTGCTTACACTCAACGCTATGTTGAACTTATTAGACTAGTCAATAAACAACGTGATACTATTAATGCACAGCAAGCGGATCTTACTAAA TTTGATGCTGAAATATTGTATTGGGAAACTAAAAATAGAGAACAAATGCATCAGATGGATTTCATTTCTCAGGAAGTAAATCGCATGGAAACTACAGGACGTCTTATTGAAGAACAG TTAAAAGAACTAGCACATGTCGAAGAAGAAAGTGAAATAGTTAGACAACAAGAAAAGACATTAAAATCAGAAATTACTTTACTGAGATCAAAACTTGCGAATTGTGAAACAGAATTACTTCAgtgcaaaaataaaattag ATTAGTTATGGAAGAACTTGCTATAGAACAACATAATATAAGTCGTGAAACAGATGAAAGACAAATAATGGAACGTAAAATCATTACTGAAGTCGAACATCTTCAAAATGAAGTAGAACAAGCTAAACGTTCTGCTGAATTAGCTTCCCAATGTGCGGAAACATTAAAATTGGAAGTAGTAAGTTTAGAGTCAGCAATTGTTGAGAAAAAATTACAAGTAGAACGATTAGTAGCGGATATGAAAGAAGCTAATTTACAAAGTCTTGCTGTTGCTTGTCAAGATGAACAAGTCAAATCATTATTTGAAG GTACCCATAAACCTGGTAGTACGCGTAAAATGATAGGTTCACCAAGACAATTGGAGACTGCGGTACCTACGAGTAAAAATCCACATGGTGTTTGggtataa
- the LOC126872976 gene encoding ras association domain-containing protein 8 isoform X2 → MELKVWVEGIQRIVCGVTETTTCQDVVYALAHATGQTGRFTLIERWRTNERLLAPYENPLKILMKWGEYSSEVQLILRRSTPENNKASSSLGTRLNHGTRSNGVMSSASEHNSAQDDAKNTTTPNSEFDDLQGCLDRNRDIRKSLTFGGLHGHVMENNTEIPMENVAIVQPTLHLKNKELNIRKNMQKPAQSPTRASSSESNTHLSQKKEFQETKGQAQSVNQLSGQTQNMVTVAYTQRYVELIRLVNKQRDTINAQQADLTKFDAEILYWETKNREQMHQMDFISQEVNRMETTGRLIEEQLKELAHVEEESEIVRQQEKTLKSEITLLRSKLANCETELLQCKNKIRLVMEELAIEQHNISRETDERQIMERKIITEVEHLQNEVEQAKRSAELASQCAETLKLEVVSLESAIVEKKLQVERLVADMKEANLQSLAVACQDEQVKSLFEGTHKPGSTRKMIGSPRQLETAVPTSKNPHGVWV, encoded by the exons ATGGAGCTAAAAGTATGGGTAGAAGGAATACAGCGTATTGTATGTGGTGTTACAGAAACCACTACATGTCAG GATGTAGTATATGCTCTTGCCCATGCAACGGGCCAAACAGGTAGATTTACTTTAATAGAAAGGTGGAGAACTAACGAGCGTCTTTTAGCTCCATATGAGAATCCTTTAAAG ATTCTGATGAAATGGGGAGAATATTCTTCAGAAGTCCAATTGATATTAAGACGTTCTACCCCAGAAAATAATAAGGCTTCTAGTTCATTAGGAACTCGTTTAAACCATGGTACACGATCAAATGGTGTGATGAGTTCTGCCTCAGAACATAATAGTGCACAAGATGATGCTAAAAATACCACAACCCCAAATTCCGAATTTGATGACTTACAAGGATGTCTTGATAGAAATCGTGACATCAGAAAATCATTAACGTTTGGAGGATTACATGGACATGTTATGGAAAATAATACAgaa attCCGATGGAAAATGTTGCCATAGTTCAACCTACGttgcatttaaaaaataaggaattgaatataagaaaaaatatgcaaaaaccAGCTCAGTCTCCTACCCGTGCTAGTAGCAGTGAAAGTAACACACATTTATCACAAAAGAAA GAATTTCAAGAAACAAAAGGACAAGCTCAATCTGTAAACCAATTATCTGGTCAAACTCAAAATATGGTTACAGTTGCTTACACTCAACGCTATGTTGAACTTATTAGACTAGTCAATAAACAACGTGATACTATTAATGCACAGCAAGCGGATCTTACTAAA TTTGATGCTGAAATATTGTATTGGGAAACTAAAAATAGAGAACAAATGCATCAGATGGATTTCATTTCTCAGGAAGTAAATCGCATGGAAACTACAGGACGTCTTATTGAAGAACAG TTAAAAGAACTAGCACATGTCGAAGAAGAAAGTGAAATAGTTAGACAACAAGAAAAGACATTAAAATCAGAAATTACTTTACTGAGATCAAAACTTGCGAATTGTGAAACAGAATTACTTCAgtgcaaaaataaaattag ATTAGTTATGGAAGAACTTGCTATAGAACAACATAATATAAGTCGTGAAACAGATGAAAGACAAATAATGGAACGTAAAATCATTACTGAAGTCGAACATCTTCAAAATGAAGTAGAACAAGCTAAACGTTCTGCTGAATTAGCTTCCCAATGTGCGGAAACATTAAAATTGGAAGTAGTAAGTTTAGAGTCAGCAATTGTTGAGAAAAAATTACAAGTAGAACGATTAGTAGCGGATATGAAAGAAGCTAATTTACAAAGTCTTGCTGTTGCTTGTCAAGATGAACAAGTCAAATCATTATTTGAAG GTACCCATAAACCTGGTAGTACGCGTAAAATGATAGGTTCACCAAGACAATTGGAGACTGCGGTACCTACGAGTAAAAATCCACATGGTGTTTGggtataa
- the LOC126872985 gene encoding replication factor C subunit 3, with the protein MSLWVDKYRPTVLGKLDYHKEQAEYLKNMIQKGDFPHLLVYGPSGAGKKTRIMCIIRELYGSGVDRLRMETMTFETPSKKKLEITTISSNYHIEVNPSDVGIHDRIVVMDLVKTTAQTHQIDPSGQKEFKVVLLTNVDQLTKEAQHALRRTMEKYVTTCRLILCANSTSRVLPAIRSRCLGIRVPAPSISDIKDILHSICKREGLTLPDELATRLAECSGRNLRRAILMLEACKVEQYPFTADQSITEPDWQVYIRNTANMMVSEQNPKKLLTIRNRLYELLTHAIPCDLIFKGLLQECIKNCDLQLKIEIATVAAEYEHRMHRGSKPIFHLEAFVARFMAIYKKFIDSSLEGFV; encoded by the exons ATGAGTCTCTGGGTAGATAAATATCGCCCAACAGTACTTGGAAAATTGGATTATCATAAAGAACAagcagaatatttaaaaaacatg ATACAAAAAGGAGATTTTCCACATTTATTAGTTTATGGACCATCAGGGGCAGGAAAAAAGACCCGTATAATGTGTATCATAAGAGAATTATATGGAAGTGGTGTTGACAGATTAAGAATGGAAACTATGACATTTGAA ACACCTTCCAAGAAGAAGCTAGAGATAACAACAATAAGTAGCAACTATCACATTGAAGTAAACCCAAGCGATGTTGGTATACATGATAGGATAGTAGTAATGGACTTGGTAAAAACAACAGCTCAAACTCATCAAATAGATCCCAGTGGACAAAAAGAATTTAAAG tgGTATTACTGACTAATGTGGATCAACTTACAAAAGAGGCACAACATGCTCTTCGAAGAACAATGGAGAAATATGTCACTACATGTAGGCTAATACTTTGTGCAAATTCAACATCTCGTGTTCTGCCAGCTATCAGATCACGATGTTTAGGGATTAGAGTTCCAGCACCATCAATATCagatataaaagatattttgcaTTCAATTTGTAAACGCGAAGGTTTAACTTTACCAGATGAACTGGCTACAAGATTGGCTGAATGTAGTGGCAGAAATCTCCGACGAGCGATATTAATGCTTGAAGCTTGTAAAGTTGAGCA atatCCATTTACTGCAGACCAAAGTATTACAGAACCAGATTGGCAAGTGTATATTCGTAATACAGCAAATATGATGGTCAGTGAACAGAATCCAAAGAAGCTTCTTACAATAAGAAACAGGCTCTATGAATTATTAACACATGCTATACCATGTGATTTAATATTTAAGGGTCTTTTACAagaatgtataaaaaattgtgatcTTCAgctaaaaattgaaattgcaaCAGTTGCAGCAGAATATGAACATAGAATGCACAGAGGATCAAAACCAATTTTCCATTTAGAAGCATTTGTCGCACGATTTATGgcaatttacaaaaaatttatcGATTCATCTCTTGAAGGTTTTGTGTGA